TTACTCAGAAAACTATAACTTAGAGAGTATAGGTTATACACCTAGATATACTTCACTCGAAACAGTTAGTAGTGAAACCAAAGCTATCTTCAACTTGGTGTGATATCCCTATATCATCCATAATCTCTAGATTGGAGACCGTTGGTTGGAGAAACCTCTAGTAAGAGGTCAGTCATTGTTTCGATGAGTTAATTTATGCAACTAACTTGAAGCATTAGTGTTATTTAGGAAACAGTCTTATCGAATTTACAAAATCAATAGATCACTTGAGGTTCATTGATCTTCACTTTTATGTAAAGAAAGACCCGCAAGAGCGAAAAAGTCTCCTTGCGGGTCTTTCTTTGCATATTTTATTGTAACTTTGCGTTAATAAAGCTGAAGCCTTCTTCAATTAATTTCAAATCCTTCTGATAATGGAGGCGGTCACTACTTACATTTGTTTTATAGAATTGTTCATTAGAACAGAATTGATACGCCTTTTCATTCAATTCCCGTAGGTCCAAATTTGTTTTACTGTAAAATGCTTGAATTGAGATGGCAACTAGAATACAGGTTTTTGAACAAAGCTGCAAGTACATCTTTCTACGAAGGTCAATATCTTCTTTATATATTTCTAAATCTCTAAAAAACACTGCGAAATCTTCGTGTTGCTCCAATCTTCCTTCAATCGATGCATAGTAAGGTATGATTAATTTCTCTATTTCAACTTCATCGCAGTCCGTTTTTTCAGCCAGACCTTCGTGTATTAGTACTAGTTCTGTACTCTGTACATGACCATATTGGCATAACAGCATCTCCCACACCATATGAGGATACCAAAAGCATGCACTATTACTTATATTAACTTTGATATATTGAATACCATTAGCTTTTTGAAGAAGTTTATTACTATATATAATACCTGACATGTAATTAGAGGACAGCATAAATTGTAACATTGCTTCTTTACCCATAGATGCAATTTTATTGGATTGTTTACTTTGTGATGAAGTTGATGCTCTAAAAATGGATAGTGTCTCTTTAGATTTATTTAGACTATCCATAATTATACTGAGAACTTTGGAATCGATTTGATCCTCATCGCTCAATAGTAAAATGAATTCTCCCTTTGCTAGCTCGCACACTTTACAACAGTTCAGCGCGTATCCTTGGTTTTCTTCAAAGGCAAAGTATGTTAATCTTGCATCTTCAATTTCACTAATTTTTTCATAGTATGCTTTTGTTTCATTTTGAGTCCCATTGTTGGATAATATAATTTCAATTTCTTCATTGTAATGGAATTGCAGTAACTGGATGATGTTTTCATATGCTTTGTGTCCTCTGTTATAGCTTGGGATACAAATGCTCAGTAGTATGCGATTTCCGTTTCTATGTTCTTTACTTATACGAGTGTTGTGGATATCTGAAAGAACATTCTTGCTTACATCAGATTTGTCCTCTGTCAGGTCAATTATATTATAAGGAAGTATTGAGTTAGTAGTTAACAGGTACTCCTTCAATTTATATAGATTGTCGAAAATCATTATATTTGAAATATCGTCTAACAACGATCCTTGTAAGCAGGATAAAAACTTGTCTATCTGATTTATTATTATGTATGACTTTTTGTTAAGTTTCCTTGTAGCGTTAGTAATGGCTACAATATTATTCCAATCCCATTCTTCAAGTACTAAAAAGTCAGAAAAAGCATCTGAAATGGTTACGGAGGGTATCTGTTGATATTGATATAATGATATTTTTTCTTTTATCAGCTGCTGCTCTTTATCATACAAGTAGTATTCATTCTGAACGCCCGTTGGAAGCAACCAAAAAGATAACTCTTGAAATGGTAGGCTATTCTCGATATATAGATATGAATTTTTATTTAAGTATTCAATGTTAGCCTCATAGTTATCTTGGAATTCATTTAAATTAGGCTCGATAAAAGCTTCATAGAGCACTTTTTCTATTTCCTCTCTTGAATATCCATTTTCTTGTGCTTTAATGAGCATCATAAAAAATGAATCAAACTCAGATACTCTGAACAGGAAATATGCAAATGAGAGGTAGACCCTTGCCAGTAAATAATGGGAGTTGCTGTTCTCTCTTTCTAGTTCTTCAATAAGCTCGATATAACTATTGTACGCCTCATCCACCAACCCGGTATTAACCTGATCATCTATTTTTACTAAAGCTTGATTTATTCGTTGTTCTAATAGATTGTCATTTATCATGAGTATTCATCCTCTTTTTTAGAATATAATATATGTCGGCATTATCTTGCTAGTATTAAAGAGGTCTCGTAGATTTAAGGGTACTTCTCGCCGTTTTCCACGAAAATCAATGTTGTTACATTTTTCCCCCACACCTGTTTCGCCTCCCCCTCATCAGGTTAAGAACCAATGACACCGTTTTCATTTTCCGTAAAACTCATACCTTTAACTCCATTGACAATGGATATCTTTGGATGATATAGTCGGAAATGTGGACAAAAGGTGTCTACACACACTTTTATTTGATGATGAAGGGAATGTTAGTGCATGCAAGGTAAAGTTAAATGGTTCAACGCAGAGAAGGGTTATGGCTTCATTGAAACTGAAGACGGCGGCGACGTATTTGTACATTTTTCCGCAATCCAGTCGGAAGGCTTCAAGACTCTGGAAGAAGGACAATCCGTAGAGTTCGAAATCGTTGAAGGTGCCCGCGGACCGCAAGCAGCTAACGTAATCAATATATAATCATCCCGGCTCAGCCGACCTACATATGCGGTATAGATGGTTAACAATTGAAGATTCGGTAGCGACAGACTCCGGTGAATGCCGGAGTCTTTTTTTGTTGCGTGCCCAGAAGCACGCATTATCTAGTTGGTGAAAGTCCAACCGAAGGAGGGTCCAAGCCACCTTCGTAGCTAGGACACCTGCGTATGGAGAAATCCATGCGTAGAAGCGTGTCGACGAAAGTATCTGTCAGTGACAGGGCGAGCAATATGCCAGGCCGTAACATAAAGTGAATCCTGCCGCGTCGTCAAAAGGGCCTCGCAAGAGGGAAAAGAGGGAGCCGAGTCTTGAGCAAATGGGCGAAGGCCAAGGAAGCTGTAAAGAACTTGGAGCAACAGCGAAGAATCCTCCGGCGTAAGGGGATCGGCATGGGATAAAAGATAATGCAGTGAACTGGGGAGACCCTCCCCTGCACAGAAAAAAAAACTGTAAAAGGATGCTCTATAAGCCAAAAGTGAAATGAGTTATTCGCAGGAAGGGAGTCCGAGGGGTTCATAGTACTGAAAAACTGCAGGACAACATAACCTGCGGGAGGGAAGGAACCCTGCTTTGTTCATGTTTCTTAAGGAGGTACGAGTCAGTGAATGCCAACAGGCTAACAACACCAAAGGAAAACGTTCAACAACTCCAAGAGAAACTAGGTCATGCGGCCAAGGAAAACAAAAAGCGCAGATTTCACGCGCTGTACGATAAGGTATATCGGATGGATATATTGTGGGAAGCATGGCGAAGAGTGCGAGCCAATAAAGGTTCCGCAGGAGTAGATGGCCAGACCCTAAAAGAGATTGAAGAAAAAGGGGAATTCGTCTTTATCCATGAATGTCATCGGCTCCTTAAAGAAGGTGCTTACCACCCGCAACCTGTACGGAGACACTACATCCCAAAGAAGGATGGAAAGCAAAGACCGTTAGGCATACCAACCATCCGAGATCGCGTCATACAGATAGCGACTAAACTGGTCATGGAACCAATTTTGAAGCGGATTTTCAAGAAGTATCATTTGGTTTTCGCCCCAAACGGGGTGCAAAAGGAGCGCTTGACCGCATCCGTAAAGCCTGTAACCGTAAAGGAAATTGGGTGGTCGACGTCGACATCCAAGGCTACTTTGACAACATTAATCAAGAGAAACTAATGAAACTGGTAGAAATGCGAATCAGTGACAGACGAGTGTTGAAACTAGTACGAAAGTGGCTAACGGCAGGAGTCATGGAAGAAGGAACAGTAAGGCGCTCGGATCTTGGGACACCACAAGGTGGTGTCATATCACCGTTATTGGCAAACATCTATTTAAACTACTTCGATGTGCTATGGGAAAAGCATGGCAGTAAACTAGGTGAACTAACACGATATGCGGATGACTTTGTGGTTGTTTGCAAGACGAAGAAAGATGCGGAGCATACATACAAGCTCATACGCACCATAATGGAACGCCTAGAATTAACGCTGCACCCGACAAAAACTCGAATCGTGGGATTATGGACAGGAGAAAAAGGTTTTGACTTTCTTGGAATGCACCATCGCAAGGCGAGAGCAGAAACGGCTAGAAGTCAAGGGTATTACACGACCCAACAATGGTTAACGAAGAAGGCTGAAAAGCGAATTCGGGAAGTTATTAAAGAGCGGTTAGCGCCACCGAGTATGCGAAAGATATCTGTTCAAGAACATATTGAATGGCTCAATCCCAAAATACAAGGATGGCGTAACTATTATTATACTTCTTATAGCCAACGGAAGTTAGCAAAGCTAGATTGGTACATTATGCAACAGCTCAGCCGATGGTACGCTAAAAAAAGACAACGGAGAAGATGGATGAGTTCGCTTGCCGAAGTGAAATTCATGACCAAACAATATGGATTAAAGACGCTATTGTAATCTGCATGCCCATGAAAGACGAACATCGGAAAGCCGTATGAGGGAAAACCTCACGTACGGTTTGATGAGGAGGGGCTGAAAAAAAACTTCAGCCCTTTACTCTAGTGGTTTAAGCAGAAATAAAGAAATGTTTTGAGGGTTTCAAAATAAAAAAGAATACGCTTTTCAGCACCAAATCCCCTTCAAATAAGGGTCTCGCAACTGTCCCTGAACGGGTTCCTTTATGCTCTATACGAAAGTACTTTTAAGCTCGATAACATACACAATTTCGACTTTTTACATGGGCTTAACAAAGTGTTATAATGAAGGTGCAAAGGAGGAGTGCCCTATGCAATACAGTATTCGAGGTCAACAAATTGAAGTGACCGAAGCTTTAAAGGACTACGTTGACAAGAAGCTCAACAGACTTGAGAAGTATTTTGATGCACCCCTTACCTCTGAAGGATACGTAACACTAAGTGTCATTCGAGGATTGCACACGGTGGAAGTGACCATTCCGCTGCCAGGCGTTGTCCTGCGGGCGGAAGATCGAAGCGACGATATGTACGCTTCCATGGACGCTGTTGTGGACAAATTGGAACGACAGATCCGCAAACACAAGACGAAGTTAAACCGCAAGTTCCGCCAGGAAGGTAGTCTGAAGACGCTGTTTGTGGAGAATGGAGCCGCAACGGGTTCCGTAGCTGTCCAACATGAGGAACACGACGAAGATGAATTGGAAGTAGTCCGTACGAAGCGTTTCACCATGAAACCGATGGATGTGGAAGAGGCCATTTTGCAAATGAACATGGTCGGTCATAATTTCTTCGTATTCACCAACATTGATTCACAAGAAGTGAATGTCGTTTACAAACGTGATGACGGAAAGTACGGTTTAATCGAGAGGGATTAGGCTCACCGAACTCTTACCGGAAATGTAGCTGTACTCGTACAATCCGAATTTACGGCTTAACATGAAAAGTGGAAGACGAGCCTTCACCCGTGAATAGCGGGGGGAGGCTCTTTATACGTATATAAGAAGAGATCGCTTAATGTGTTGCGGCATCTCTTACAAACTGTTACAATTTATGCAAACAAACTAATCCGGCAGGTATGTTTTTGTCTGCCAGGAATGAAAATTTTTCATTTAGTTTCAATGAATCGATTTCATCATACAACCCTTTGGCACTTAATGAAGTTGATTCTATCATCTGTTTTGCACGAAAGGGGTTAACCATGCTAGGACTTGTCAAAAAGATCTTCGGCGACACCAACGAGCGCGATGTCAAACGTCTCATGAAGACAGTCGATGTAATTAACAAAAAGGAACCGGAATTCGAGGCGCTCTCGGATGAACAGCTTAAAGCGAAAACCGAGGAGTTCCGTGCGCGGATCGAAAAGGGTGAGACGCTGGATGAGTTGCTTCCAGAAGCGTTTGCGACAGTCCGTGAAACCTCCAAACGGACACTGGGCAAGCGTCATTATGACGTTCAACTAGTTGGAGGGATGGCCCTCCATGAAGGCAGAATTGCAGAGATGAAGACCGGGGAAGGGAAGACGCTTGTAGGAACCTTGCCGGTTTATTTAAATGCGCTTCTTGGCAAAGGTGTACACGTGGTTACCGTCAATGACTATTTGGCGTCACGTGATAGTGAAGAAATGGCGCAGATATATAATTTCTTGGGCATGACGGTTGGGGTTAACCTGAGCGGCATGGACCATGCGTATAAACAAGAAGCTTATGCTTGCGATATTACGTACGGAACTAACAACGAGTTCGGGTTCGATTACCTGCGTGATAATATGGTGCTTTATAAAGAGCAGATGGTACAGCGTCCGCTTCATTTTTGCATTATTGACGAAGTGGATTCCATTTTGGTCGACGAAGCCCGTACCCCGCTCATCATTTCGGGACAAGCCCAGAAATCGACGGAGTTGTACTATGCGGCTGACCGTTTTGTAAAGCGTCTCGATGCGGAAGAGGACTACACGGTGGATATTAAAGTTAAAGCCGTTTCTCTTACGGAAAAAGGTGTGGCTAAAGCGGAACGCGCCTTCGGGATCGACAACCTGTATGACCACAACCATGTCACGTTGAACCACCATGTGGTTCAAGCGCTGAAAGCAAATGTCATTATGCGCCTTGATGTGGATTATGTTGTAACGGAAGATGAAGTTGTAATCGTTGACGAATTTACGGGCCGTCTGATGGCAGGACGCCGCTACAGCGACGGATTGCACCAGGCGATCGAAGCCAAAGAAGGCATTGAGGTTCAGAACGAGAGTATGACGCTTGCTACAATTACGTTCCAGAACTACTTCCGTATGTACCGCAAGCTGGCTGGTATGACCGGTACAGCGAAGACGGAGGAAGAAGAGTTTAAGAAGATTTATGGCCTTGAAGTACTTCAAGTCCCTACGAACAAGCCGAACCAACGGGTTGATATGCCGGATGTCGTGTACAAGAGCGAAGAAGGCAAGTTTAGGGCGGCTGTGGTCGAGATCGTGGAGCGCCATAAGAAGAATCAGCCAATACTGGTTGGTACGGTATCCATCGAGAACTCCGAACGTTTGTCAGATATGCTGAAGCGTAAAGGCGTACAGCACAAAGTGTTAAATGCTAAGTACCATGCGGAAGAAGCGGAGATTATTTCCCACGCTGGTCAGCCGGGCTCTGTAACGATCGCCACCAACATGGCGGGACGTGGTACGGATATCCTGCTTGGGGAAGGCGTACAGGAAGTAGGCGGTCTGCACATCATCGGTACGGAACGCCACGAATCCCGTCGTATTGATAACCAGCTTCGCGGCCGTGCCGGTCGTCAGGGTGACCCGGGTTCGACCCAGTTCTACCTGTCTCTTGGCGATGAACTGATGAAGCGTTTTGGTACGGATAATGTATTGAATATGATGGAACGCCTCGGTTTTGAGGAAGACCAGCCGATTGAGAGCAAGATGATTACCCGTGCTGTAGAATCCGCTCAGAAGCGTGTTGAAGGTAATAACTTTGATGTTCGTAAAGTCGTCCTTCAGTATGATGACGTGATGAACCAGCAACGGGAAATTATTTATAAGCAGCGCCGCGAGATCTTGGAATCCGAAGATATCAAACAGATTGTCATTGATATGATTAAACCGGTCATTGACCGTGTCGTTGATGCACACTGTAGCGATGATATTCCGGAGAACTGGGAACTGCAGGAAGTTGCGGATTACATGAACAGCAAACTTCTTGATGAAGGTGTTGTAACACGTGACGAGCTGTGGGGTAAGGAATCTAATGAAATTTCCGAACACCTCTTCGAGCGCGTGATGCAGAAGTACAAAGAGCGTGAGCAATCCATCGGCGAAGAGCTGGTGCGTGAGTTCGAAAAAGTTATCGTGCTTCGTGCCGTAGACAGCAAGTGGATGGACCATATCGACGCGATGGATCAGCTTCGCCAAGGTATTCATCTTCGTGCTTACGGCGGTACAGATCCGCTTCGCGAGTATCAGTTCGAAGGATTCGAGATGTTTAATGCGATGATCGCTAGCATCCAAGAAGAAGTGTCGACATATATCATGAAGGCACATATCGAGACCAACCAGGAGCGCCAGGCGGTTGTGGAAGAGAGCAAGGTATCCACGAACGGTGAGCCAGCCGAGAAACGTCCTGTTCAGGTTGCTGATCAAATCGGGCGCAACGATCTTTGTCCATGCGGTAGCGGTAAGAAGTACAAGCATTGCCATGGACAGAACGCATAAGGTATCAATTAAATAGTTAGGCGTACTGCTGTGACTAGCGGTACAATCATAGACTCCCTTGAGAGTAAACAAGGGAATACCGGGATGGCTTTAATGCGCATCAGGTATTCCCCTGTGCATTCTTAAGGGAGTTGTTCTGAAGAAAAAAGAAAATACGGTGTATGAGAAATGGTCTCCATCTGCCTGAATTGAACTCACGTGGAACCCCATATCCATCCCTCCCGATTGGCCCAAGAACGTTTTTCCTGGTATGAAGGGTATAATGAACTTATAAGTGAAAAGAAAGGACGAGGTGTCATGATCGATCCAAGTGTGAGGCAGGACCTACGTGAAATTAGCAAGAAATTAACCAATCTTAGGGGGTCTCTTTGACTTAGATCTTAAGCAGGAAATGATTGCGAACTTCGAAGAGAAGATGGCCGCTCCCGATTTCTGGGACGATAACGAAAAGGCGCAGAGTCTCATTGCTGAGATGAATGCCGTGAAATCAAGTGTGGATCAGTATGAGAAGTTGCAGCAGGATTATGATGATGCGGTTGTTATGATTGAATTGGCTGATGAAGAGGGAGACGACACCCTAAGCGGCGAAATTGGAGAGTCCATTAAAGAAATCGTGCGGCGTGTCGAAGAGTTCGAACTGCAACAGCTGCTGAACCAACCTTATGATAAGTTAAATGCCATCTTGGAGCTCCATCCCGGTGCAGGCGGAACGGAGTCACAAGACTGGGGACAGATGCTGCTCCGTATGTATACCCGCTGGGCCGAAAAACGCGGCTTTAAGGTGGAAACACTTGATTATTTGCCGGGTGATGAAGCGGGAATCAAGAGTGTCACGCTCCTTATTAAAGGCTACAATGCCTATGGCTATCTGAAGGCTGAGAAAGGTGTACACCGTCTTGTTCGTATTTCGCCTTTTGATTCCTCGGGCCGCCGTCACACCTCCTTCGTATCCTGTGATGTCGTACCGGAAATTACGGACGATGTGGACATTGAAATCCGTACTGAAGATCTGAAAATAGACACCTACCGTGCCAGCGGCGCGGGTGGTCAACATATCAATACAACAGACTCTGCGGTACGGATTACGCACTTGCCGACTGGTGTTGTAGTAACCTGCCAGAATGAGCGTTCCCAGATTAAAAACCGTGAACAAGCCATGACGATGCTCCGTTCCAAGCTATATGAGCGCAAGATTGAGGAGCAGCAACAGCAGTTGGCTGAAATCCGTGGTGAGCAATCGGAAATTGCCTGGGGTAGTCAAATCCGTTCTTATGTATTCCATCCGTACAGCATGGTTAAGGATCACCGGACTCAGGTGGAGACCGGGAATGTAGGTGCTGTAATGGACGGCGATCTGGACGGCTTTATCGATGGATACCTGCGCAGTCAGATTAAGCAGGATGTGGAGTAAGAGGAGAATGTAACCATCATGGCCCAATCTGTACGCACTAAACGAAGAGAACCACTCATTCCGGTAAACGGCCCGGTCCGTCAATTGGCTGACACGCTGTTTATCATTGTAGGTTCGTTTATTATGGCACTATCGTTTAATTCATTTTTCCTCCCGAACCGCATCGCTTCTGGCGGTGTCTCGGGAATATCTGTTCTGCTAGAAGCTCTCTTCGGCATTCAGCCGGCGTATACGCAATGGATGTTCAATATTCCGCTTTTTGTACTTGGCTTTTGGCTGCTGGGACGGGAATACGGAATTCGATCGCTGCTTGGCAGTGTGGTTTTGCCACTGTTTGTTTTCATAACTAAGGACTGGGTCGAGCCTACTTCGAACCCTCTCCTCGCCTCCATTTTCGGAGGGATTGGTGTGGGCACCGGAATCGGTCTTGTCTACCGGGGGCGCGGTTCTACCGGTGGGCTTATGATCGTGGCGCAGATTGTGCAAAAATACAGCGGACTCAGCTTCTCCTTCTGTGTTGTGATGCTTGACGCGCTTGTCATTAGTTCGGCGGCGTTGGTGCTGTCGCTGGAACAGGCGCTGTACGCATTAATTGCTCTGTACGTCACAGGCAAAATTATTGATACAATCGAGCTTGGCTTTAGCTATACGAAGGTCGCTTACATTATCTCGGATCATACAGAGCCGATTACGAAGGCTATCCTGCATGATTTGGACCGTGGTCTCACCAAGCTGAACGCCGAGGGAGGATATACCGGGGAAAACCGGACAGTGCTCATGGTCGTTGTGGGCCAGAGTGAAATCCCAAGGCTAAAGACATTGGTGCAATTTGTCGATCCGGATGCTTTTGTTATTATCAGCAAAGCCCATGAGGTGCTCGGTGAAGGCTTCCAGAAGGTTAAAGCCTGATTGCAATGTCGACACATCCTTGTCTGCGTTAGATTGTTGGTTTATAGTCTATCGTATTGGGGATACCTGACTAAAAGGGCAGTGGGCGTACATTAGTCTAGTGAAGTTAACAATCAAGAACGATGTTCCTGAAGTGGGTTAAAAGGGATAATCGAGGTACACACCATAGATTTTAAAATCAAAAACAGGTCAGTCAAGGATTTATCCTTGTCTGGCCCGTTTTGTGTAGTTCATCGTATGATTTTAAGTCGATTGCGGGCGAGTAAAGTCCAGTCCAGGTAGATCAAAGATTTAAAAGTCTTCAACAGAGAAGGCGGAATTATTTTGGAGAAGCGTAGAGGTCGCCCGAAAGCTTTCCACAGGAAAGCTCGCATCGTAAGCATAAGCTGTCCCCGGATTTCAACGATGGTATAAATACATAAAAGAAATTTGGGGGCAAGAGCGATCGTAAGAATAATCCGCATTCGTAGTGATGCTCAAGCTAAGAATCATTAATTCAACTTTTGTAGATGAAGAAGATTGTAGGAATGATTCGTTCTCACAGCGTCTCCTAACACAAAGAGAGGGTATCCCTAAGGTCTTTGAACCTTTTGGGATATTCTCCTTTTATTTTTGCGAGCACACGATATAATGATAACTAATCTATTGGGGGTGTCGATATGGAAATCAAAGAAATATATGGTAACCTTCCGCAGCTTCAAACTGAACGGTTACTTCTAAGGAAAATAACAATGCAGGATGCCGAGGATATGTTTGCCTATGCATCAGACGAGGATGTGTCCAGATACGTTACTTGGGATACACATCGGACGATCGAGGATAGTAAAGGTTTCATTCATTTTATTGAACAACAGTATGACAATGGGGCATTAGCTCCTTGGGCCATAGAAGATAAGGAAAGCGGCCGGATGATCGGGACGGTCGATTTTGTTATCTGGAAACCCCAGCATCAACTAGCGGAGATCGGATACGTGCTGAACAAGGATTACTGGGGCAAGGGCTTAATGGCGGAGGCAGCGGGTGAGCTGCTGCGTTTTGGTTTTATGGAGATGGATCTGGTCCGTGTTCAGGCGCGATGTTTTGCTGAAAACATAGGTTCTGGAAGAGTGATGGAGAAGATCGGAATGACATATGAGGGTACTCAGCGTAAAGCCGCGAAGATTAAAGGGGTGCACTGGGACCTTAGAACATTCGCAATTTTAAAAGAGGAATATGAGTTACAGCTATAAGGACAAGTCTATTAATTCATTTATGGATTCCCATTTTTTAATTTAAATGAAAGATACCTGTTGTATTAATATGAATACGGTCGTATAATAATACATATTTATGAGACGGGATAGTGAAAATCTACCAGACGCGAGTGGGAGAGAGGGATGGGTATGATGACAGAACAGAAGATTTTGAGAGCTGCGATTGTCGGTTCAACCGGCTATGGAGGGGTGGAGCTGATCCGATTGCTTCAGCATCATCCTCAAGTGGAGATTACGTCGGTTATCTCCTCCTCCAGTTCAGGAGTTCCGATATCGGACGGATTTCCTCATTTGACGAATATCGTGGAACGGAACCTGGACGGTGTCGTACCGGCGGAGATTGCGGAACGGGCGGATGTTGTGTTTACGGCAACGCCGTCAGGCGTTAGTGCCAAGCTGGTGCCACAGCTGATGGAAGCTGGACTTAAGGTCATTGATCTTTCCGGTGATTTTCGAATCAAGGATGGCAGCGTGTACGAGGAATGGTATAAGCATAAGGCACCGGATGACGATGTGCTCGCACAAGCGGTATACGGTTTATGTGAAGTGTTCGGGGAAGAGGTTGTGGATGTGGATTTCATCTCGAACCCAGGCTGTTATCCTACTGCGACGCTACTTGGTCTGATCCCTGCGATTAGCGCAGGCTGGATTGATCCGGCAAGCATCATCATCGATGCCAAATCAGGTGTGTCCGGAGCGGGACGCGGTACCAGCTTGATGGCACACTATGCGGAGATTAATGAGAACTTCAAAGCTTATAAGGTGAATAAGCATCAGCACATTCCAGAGATCGAGCAGGTGTTGAGCGAAGTGGCCGGTGAAAAGGTGACGGTTACCTTTACGACCCACCTCGCCCCTATGACAAGAGGAATTATGAGTACGATGTACGCCTCCCTTCTGGGCGCATATACTGAGGAGGATTTTGTAGAGCTGTACCGCCAGTACTACAAGGATCGCCGTTTTGTACGTGTCCGTGATCAAGGCACTTGGCCGGCAACGAAGGAAGTCAGCGGCTCGAATTATTGCGATATCGGTTTTTCGGTGGATTCCCGGACGGGAAGAGTCACCTTTGTATCCGTAATTGATAATGTGGTGAAGGGCGCCGCAGGGCAGGCGATCCAGAACCTGAACTTGATGATGGGATGGGAGGAAAGTCTCGGACTTACGTTTACGCCAG
Above is a window of Paenibacillus uliginis N3/975 DNA encoding:
- a CDS encoding glycosyltransferase family 2 protein → MINDNLLEQRINQALVKIDDQVNTGLVDEAYNSYIELIEELERENSNSHYLLARVYLSFAYFLFRVSEFDSFFMMLIKAQENGYSREEIEKVLYEAFIEPNLNEFQDNYEANIEYLNKNSYLYIENSLPFQELSFWLLPTGVQNEYYLYDKEQQLIKEKISLYQYQQIPSVTISDAFSDFLVLEEWDWNNIVAITNATRKLNKKSYIIINQIDKFLSCLQGSLLDDISNIMIFDNLYKLKEYLLTTNSILPYNIIDLTEDKSDVSKNVLSDIHNTRISKEHRNGNRILLSICIPSYNRGHKAYENIIQLLQFHYNEEIEIILSNNGTQNETKAYYEKISEIEDARLTYFAFEENQGYALNCCKVCELAKGEFILLLSDEDQIDSKVLSIIMDSLNKSKETLSIFRASTSSQSKQSNKIASMGKEAMLQFMLSSNYMSGIIYSNKLLQKANGIQYIKVNISNSACFWYPHMVWEMLLCQYGHVQSTELVLIHEGLAEKTDCDEVEIEKLIIPYYASIEGRLEQHEDFAVFFRDLEIYKEDIDLRRKMYLQLCSKTCILVAISIQAFYSKTNLDLRELNEKAYQFCSNEQFYKTNVSSDRLHYQKDLKLIEEGFSFINAKLQ
- a CDS encoding cold-shock protein; this encodes MQGKVKWFNAEKGYGFIETEDGGDVFVHFSAIQSEGFKTLEEGQSVEFEIVEGARGPQAANVINI
- the hpf gene encoding ribosome hibernation-promoting factor, HPF/YfiA family, yielding MQYSIRGQQIEVTEALKDYVDKKLNRLEKYFDAPLTSEGYVTLSVIRGLHTVEVTIPLPGVVLRAEDRSDDMYASMDAVVDKLERQIRKHKTKLNRKFRQEGSLKTLFVENGAATGSVAVQHEEHDEDELEVVRTKRFTMKPMDVEEAILQMNMVGHNFFVFTNIDSQEVNVVYKRDDGKYGLIERD
- the secA gene encoding preprotein translocase subunit SecA; this encodes MLGLVKKIFGDTNERDVKRLMKTVDVINKKEPEFEALSDEQLKAKTEEFRARIEKGETLDELLPEAFATVRETSKRTLGKRHYDVQLVGGMALHEGRIAEMKTGEGKTLVGTLPVYLNALLGKGVHVVTVNDYLASRDSEEMAQIYNFLGMTVGVNLSGMDHAYKQEAYACDITYGTNNEFGFDYLRDNMVLYKEQMVQRPLHFCIIDEVDSILVDEARTPLIISGQAQKSTELYYAADRFVKRLDAEEDYTVDIKVKAVSLTEKGVAKAERAFGIDNLYDHNHVTLNHHVVQALKANVIMRLDVDYVVTEDEVVIVDEFTGRLMAGRRYSDGLHQAIEAKEGIEVQNESMTLATITFQNYFRMYRKLAGMTGTAKTEEEEFKKIYGLEVLQVPTNKPNQRVDMPDVVYKSEEGKFRAAVVEIVERHKKNQPILVGTVSIENSERLSDMLKRKGVQHKVLNAKYHAEEAEIISHAGQPGSVTIATNMAGRGTDILLGEGVQEVGGLHIIGTERHESRRIDNQLRGRAGRQGDPGSTQFYLSLGDELMKRFGTDNVLNMMERLGFEEDQPIESKMITRAVESAQKRVEGNNFDVRKVVLQYDDVMNQQREIIYKQRREILESEDIKQIVIDMIKPVIDRVVDAHCSDDIPENWELQEVADYMNSKLLDEGVVTRDELWGKESNEISEHLFERVMQKYKEREQSIGEELVREFEKVIVLRAVDSKWMDHIDAMDQLRQGIHLRAYGGTDPLREYQFEGFEMFNAMIASIQEEVSTYIMKAHIETNQERQAVVEESKVSTNGEPAEKRPVQVADQIGRNDLCPCGSGKKYKHCHGQNA
- the prfB gene encoding peptide chain release factor 2 (programmed frameshift) — protein: MIDPSVRQDLREISKKLTNLRGSLDLDLKQEMIANFEEKMAAPDFWDDNEKAQSLIAEMNAVKSSVDQYEKLQQDYDDAVVMIELADEEGDDTLSGEIGESIKEIVRRVEEFELQQLLNQPYDKLNAILELHPGAGGTESQDWGQMLLRMYTRWAEKRGFKVETLDYLPGDEAGIKSVTLLIKGYNAYGYLKAEKGVHRLVRISPFDSSGRRHTSFVSCDVVPEITDDVDIEIRTEDLKIDTYRASGAGGQHINTTDSAVRITHLPTGVVVTCQNERSQIKNREQAMTMLRSKLYERKIEEQQQQLAEIRGEQSEIAWGSQIRSYVFHPYSMVKDHRTQVETGNVGAVMDGDLDGFIDGYLRSQIKQDVE
- a CDS encoding YitT family protein; its protein translation is MAQSVRTKRREPLIPVNGPVRQLADTLFIIVGSFIMALSFNSFFLPNRIASGGVSGISVLLEALFGIQPAYTQWMFNIPLFVLGFWLLGREYGIRSLLGSVVLPLFVFITKDWVEPTSNPLLASIFGGIGVGTGIGLVYRGRGSTGGLMIVAQIVQKYSGLSFSFCVVMLDALVISSAALVLSLEQALYALIALYVTGKIIDTIELGFSYTKVAYIISDHTEPITKAILHDLDRGLTKLNAEGGYTGENRTVLMVVVGQSEIPRLKTLVQFVDPDAFVIISKAHEVLGEGFQKVKA
- a CDS encoding GNAT family N-acetyltransferase; this translates as MEIKEIYGNLPQLQTERLLLRKITMQDAEDMFAYASDEDVSRYVTWDTHRTIEDSKGFIHFIEQQYDNGALAPWAIEDKESGRMIGTVDFVIWKPQHQLAEIGYVLNKDYWGKGLMAEAAGELLRFGFMEMDLVRVQARCFAENIGSGRVMEKIGMTYEGTQRKAAKIKGVHWDLRTFAILKEEYELQL